The Chthonomonas sp. genomic sequence CGGTCGATGTCAACCATCTTATGGCGTCGCCCCACGCTTCGCTCGGATGCAAATCGTGCCACTCCAGCATCACGGAGGCACCGCACACCGAGGAGATGCTCGCTGAAAAACCCGCATGCGCGGATTGTCACCCAGACGAATCGCAGGGCTACGCGACGAGCGTTCACGCCCGACCCGACAAGGTCGCCGGGGACCACCCGACGTGCAAGACCTGTCACGGTCACGGCGATCCGCATTCGGTGCGACTGTATGCCACTTGGAGCCGCGCCGACAAGGTCAACGTCTGCAGCACCTGTCACCGCGATATAGAGCGGATGGCGCGGTATGGCCCGAATGTCGAAGCCGTCAGCTCGTATGAGCAGAGCTTCCATGGGCGCGCCCTGCTGAAGTACGGCAGCCAGAAGACAGCCATTTGTATCGACTGTCACGGGAGCCATGCAGTCCTCTCGCATACGGACCCGAAATCAAGCACCCACACCAGCGCGGTCGCGACAACCTGCGGCAAATGCCACGAGGGTGCGGGTCCCAATTTCTCGGTCTCTGGTTCAAACCACATGAACCTCACGATCCACCGTGAGCCGGTTCTCAACGCCGTCCTGGTCTTCTTCAAGGTGCTCGTCACGGCGATGGCGACGTTCCTCATGATCGGTGTACTGCTCGATCTCAAGCGTTCACTGTTTGGGAAGACACCTCCCCGCGCCGGGCGAGTCGTCAGCACGGTCGTCTCACTTGGATTTCTGAGCATTGTTGGGGCCATCGCGCAGGCTACATTTGGGATACGAGGCGGCACAATCACGACCCTGGTGGGGGCCTCGTTGCTGCTTGCATCGGTCCTGATATTCCGGTGGCAGAATCGGAAAGCCGATACAGCCCCCAAAGAGGTGTTCGACCGATTCCACACTTCCATTCGCGTGCAACACATGCTGCTCGTGATCAGCTTCACGCTGCTCATCATCACCGGGATGCCGGTGCGTAATCCGCAAACCGAGATGCTGCGGCGGATCTACTTGAGCATTGGGGGACTTGAAGTTGGCCGGGTGATCCACCGAGCCGCAGGGGTGATCCTAATCGGCGTCTTCGTCTTCCACGTGCTGGAACTCCTGTGGAAGTGGAAAGGTAGCGGGTACAAGTGGAGCGCATGGACAATGCTTCCCACGCGGCAAGATGTGGCGGACTTCATCGCCGAATCCAAGTCGTACA encodes the following:
- a CDS encoding cytochrome b/b6 domain-containing protein, whose translation is MRRSLRRVGIYAILLAVASLPLFFGFARAQSITTPPEAHAQASKPDAETQTEIDDCMGCHASDAESGPAVDVNHLMASPHASLGCKSCHSSITEAPHTEEMLAEKPACADCHPDESQGYATSVHARPDKVAGDHPTCKTCHGHGDPHSVRLYATWSRADKVNVCSTCHRDIERMARYGPNVEAVSSYEQSFHGRALLKYGSQKTAICIDCHGSHAVLSHTDPKSSTHTSAVATTCGKCHEGAGPNFSVSGSNHMNLTIHREPVLNAVLVFFKVLVTAMATFLMIGVLLDLKRSLFGKTPPRAGRVVSTVVSLGFLSIVGAIAQATFGIRGGTITTLVGASLLLASVLIFRWQNRKADTAPKEVFDRFHTSIRVQHMLLVISFTLLIITGMPVRNPQTEMLRRIYLSIGGLEVGRVIHRAAGVILIGVFVFHVLELLWKWKGSGYKWSAWTMLPTRQDVADFIAESKSYMGGQGEVPTYGRFHFREKLDYFAEYWGIPLMAITGLILWFPVYFGNVLPPIAIPIAFIAHSYEAVLAFIAILTWHLYNSYFNPNHFALSQPWNIGLLSHDDMHHKHPLEIRSVLQNGAETPDTESPSDTAPEPPEE